The genomic interval GGTGCGGATGCTGGGCGAGACCCGGGTGGAGCTGCGCGTTTCGGATGACGGCCGCGGCATTCCCGCCGACATCCAGCCGCGTCTTTTCCAACCCTTCACCACCACCCGCCGCGGTGCCGGCAGCATGGGGCTGGGGCTTTATGCCGTGTTCAATCTGGTCACCGGCAAGCTGGGCGGCGAGATCGACATCGACAGCGAACCCGGCCGCGGCACCTGCGTGATCCTGCGGCTGCCGCTGGACGCCCCCTGACCCTTCCGGATCGGTGGGAGAGCCCGGCGGCAGATTTCTACCGACGACATCTTCGGGATCCTGTCATGGACGACAAAGCCGACCTGCTGCGCGCGCTGCCTCCGCTGTCGCCCCATTCCCCGGAGGAATCGGTAGCGGCCTCGGTGGAGCGGGCGCAGCTCTACCATGACCAGCTGGTCGCGGCGATGCCGGGACTGATCGTCCATCGCGGCGGCGCTATCCTCCATTGCAGCGGCACGCTCGCCCGCCTGCTGGGCTATGAATCGGCGTCACAGGTGATGGGCCTGCCCGACATCATGGCGCTTATCCCGGAAGATGCCCGGCTGGCCGAGCGCACCGCCTATACCCGTTGCCTGGAAGGTCCGACCCGGGCGCTGGCCCGGCGGATCAAGCGCCACCGGGCCGATACCAGCATCCAATGGTTCGACCAGCTGCTTGAACCGGTGGACTGGGGCGGCGCGCCCGCGGTGATGGAGATGTTGACACAGATGCGCCCCGAAGCCGCCAATGCCGAGATCCCGCATCAGGGACAATTGCTGCAAGCGGCCATCGACGCCATGCCCAACGGCGTGCTGATGCTGGACCGCGACCTGCGGCTGGAGGGCGCCAACAGCGAATATTTCCGTCTGTGGGACTATCCCCCCGGCATGTTCCCGCCCGGCACGCCGGTGGCCGAAACCCTCATTTACAATCATCGGCGCGGAGATTACGGCGACGTCCCCTGCGAGGAGACCGTGGCGGAGCTGTGCACCCGTTTCCTGGTCAAGGGCGTCATCAATTCCGAACGCCAGGTGCCGTCGAACGGCCGCATCCTGGACATCCGCACCGCACCGCGCGCCGACGGCGGTTACGTCATCACCCAGCACGACATCACCGACCGCAAGCGCATCGAGGACGAGCTTCGGAAGGCCAAGGAGCGGGCCGAAGCGATCCTGAAGGAGCTGCGCGAGACCCAGCAACAGCTGATCGTGCAGGAAAAGATGGCGTCGCTGGGCCAGCTCACCGCCGGCATCGCCCACGAGCTGAAGAACCCGCTGAATTTCGTCAACAACTTCGCCGAATTGTCCGGGGAGCTGCTGGACGAGCTGCTGGAACTGCTGGGTCCGCTAAGCGGCCACCTGGACGATGCGACCCGCGCCGACGTGGACGAACTGGTCGACAGCCTGCAAAGCAACCTGCGCAAGATCGCCGATCATGGCCGCCGCGCCGACAACATCGTCAA from Azospirillum sp. TSH100 carries:
- a CDS encoding PAS-domain containing protein produces the protein MDDKADLLRALPPLSPHSPEESVAASVERAQLYHDQLVAAMPGLIVHRGGAILHCSGTLARLLGYESASQVMGLPDIMALIPEDARLAERTAYTRCLEGPTRALARRIKRHRADTSIQWFDQLLEPVDWGGAPAVMEMLTQMRPEAANAEIPHQGQLLQAAIDAMPNGVLMLDRDLRLEGANSEYFRLWDYPPGMFPPGTPVAETLIYNHRRGDYGDVPCEETVAELCTRFLVKGVINSERQVPSNGRILDIRTAPRADGGYVITQHDITDRKRIEDELRKAKERAEAILKELRETQQQLIVQEKMASLGQLTAGIAHELKNPLNFVNNFAELSGELLDELLELLGPLSGHLDDATRADVDELVDSLQSNLRKIADHGRRADNIVKSMLAHSRGGGGEWQMTDLNALVEEALALSYHAVRAQDRSFNATLERRLDPAVGEVKLVPQDISRVLVNLFTNSFYAIRKRQLTCGNSTYGPTLEIATEARGPDVSIRIRDNGVGMSPAVIEKLFTPFFTTKPTGEGTGLGLSLSYDIVVHQHRGRFDVSSIENDHAEFTITLPRTVTAMSLGERRKT